The Thermococcus eurythermalis genomic sequence CGCGCTCGTCGTAGAGTAAATCGGGGATGACCGCGAGGGTGGCGACCCTCTCAAAGAGCTCCTTCGGGCTCTCAACAATCTCCCCCTTCTCGTTCCTTATGAGGTATCTGCTCGCTAAAACGCGGAGGGCGTTGAGGGAGAAGCGCTTGTCTATTTCATCGAGCCTGTCCTTGTTGAGGATTTTCTTCTTCTCCTCGCGGATTTCTGCCTTCTTCTTGCGGTAGAGGATGTAGGCCTTGGCGACGTCGAAGAGGCCAGCTCTCATGAGCTCAAGCTCGACGATGTCTTGAATGTTCTCAATGTTTGGAATCTGCCCGTCGTAGAGCTCGTTCACCCTTCTGACGACTCTCCTGACGACCCTGTTGAGGAGCTTCTCATCGTGGATTCCAACCTCAAGCATTGCCCTCTGGATGGCCCACCTTATACGCTCCCTATCAAATGGCACGATTCTACCGTCTCTTTTCATCACTTTTTCAACAGCCATATAAACACCCCTGACATATCATTATACATAATTTTGTCAATTAGTAAAATCATCAGTGCCCCATTTTCGGCCTAGTCTCCTAATATACCTTACCCTGGTTAACGTTGCCACCATGACGAATTCTGGGTTATCACATTGGATGGTATGGAATGATGTAGAAAAAGCGGTGGATGATTAGAGGGTCTCGTACAGGAGCTTCAGCCTGTACGCGTGGGTAAGCTCTTCCCTCGCGAGGTGGAGAAAGAGGTCGTTGAAGGGCTCTCCGAGGAGCTTTGAGAGTCTCATGTACATCTCGTAGGCGTGTCGCTCCCTCACCACCGCTTCAACCACTAGCTCTTCGAGGCTCTGGGGTTCTGCCCTCTCGTCGCTGAGGACTGGCTCTATCGAGAGCTCCTCGGTGTAGTCCACTATCAGATTTTCGAGTGTTCCCTCGCCCAGGAGCCCCTTCAGGGTCTCCCTGTGCCTCAGCTCCTCCTCCGCTATGAGCATGAATGTGTCCCTCATCTCGGGCCTCTCGAAGAGGGCAAAGGTCTCCCCGAGCTTGTAGAGGTTGTAGAGCTCGTTCTCCTGCCATATGAGCCTCTCGATGAGCTCCCTGGCCTTCATTCTACCACCGCTTTGAGGTAGTCGAGGAGCCCCTTTATGCTCGGCAGGACGAGGTCGGGCTTGACTTCACTCTTCTCGACGTCATTCAGGGTGCTGACGCCCGTGAGAACCATCAATGCCTTCATGCCGAAGCGCTTTGCAAATGCTATGTCCGTGTCAAGCCTGTCGCCGACCATCCAGATTTCGTCAACGTTGCCGAGCTTTGTTTTTACAACCTCACAGGCCGGCTCGTTCGGCTTTCCGATTATGAGGGGTTCCCTGTCAGTTGATGCCTTCAGCGACGCTATTATTGCCCCGGCGCCGGGGTAGAGGCCCCCCTCTGCCGGGTAAGTGGTGTCGGGGTTCGTCCCTATAAATGTCGCCCCGTTCCTGATGGCGAGCGTCCCGTACTTGAGCTTCTCGTAGGTCAGCTCCGGGTCGAGGCCGACGACTACGTGCCTGATTTCCTTCCACTTTCCTTCCCTGCACTCTTCAAGGCTCACCGTCCCCCAGCCGAGGTTTTCCATCTCCTCGTGGAGCCCCTTGCCGCCTATGACAAAGACCTTCCCGGGCTCCATGTGTTCCTTCATGTAGAGCCTCGTCGCCAGCCCGGAGGTGACTATTCTCTCCTCTGGGACGTCTATGCCCATGGAGAGGAGCTTTTCTCGATACATTTTGGGTGTTCTGGTGGAGTTGTTGGTGAGGAAGACAAAGGGGATTCCCTTCTCCTTGAGGTACTCGATTGCCTCCTTTGCCCCCTCGATGCGCTGGTTACCCCTGTAAACGACACCGTCCATATCGAATATTATTCCAATCATGCTTCCACCGGGAAAAATTGGAGGGAGGTATTAAAAGTTCACTGGCCGGCGTCCACTCTTATTGTCAGCTTTACTCCATCAGTCTGGCACTCGTTGCCGGCTTCTTTAGGCAGTTCGAAGGTCATCTCGACCTGTGCGCTCTCATCTGGCTTGAGCATCTGTGGGAGCGTTATTGCCTTTCCGCTGAGTGAGTTGAGGGTTTCGTTGACTTTAATTTTCCTTCCGTTGACTGTGATTGCCCTCAGTGTCAGCCACTTTCCGAGTTCACCCTCTTCGGGTGTTGAGTCTACCTCCTTCTCCGCCGGCGACATCTTAACTTCGTAGTTCCTGACGTTTAGGGTCAGCGTGAGCCTTCCCATATCAACAGTGCCCCTGTTCTTGACGTAGAACGTTACAGTCCTGTTTTCTCCAGGGAGCAGGTTTTCTACCTCAAAGAGCTTCAGCTCGTTGTAGAAGCGCTTTCCGTCTTTGCTGATGGCAACGTCGAGCTCTCCGGTGGTTATGGTGTTGCCTTCGGAGAGCGCCGTGTCCGTGAAGTAAGACCTGGCCACGCCCGATAACGCCAGCATGGCCAGGATTGCGGACACGATGGCCAGGTGTTTCATATTGACTGCACTCATTAGTAACACCGTAGACTATTGAAGAGATCGTTTATATACTTTTCGATACTGCCAAGTAATTGCTCACTCAAGCACCTGTATATTCAGTTTAAGACTTTGGGTGGTTCCGTTTATGGCGTCCAGTATTAGGTTCTTGGCCTCTGTCTCGGCGTAGTTTCCGTCTGGTGGTGCCGGTGGGAGTTCTGGCGGTTCGTCTTTGAAGAGGAGGAACCATAGTTGCCACTTTCCGGGTCTGTTTATGCTGAAGGTGTAGTTCGTCTCGAACTGGGGCGTCCAGTTGCCTTCAATGTCCACTGGAACGTGAGGCAGAGTCACGTTGAACCAGCCGGGCATCGGGTACATCTCGTGGATTATGGTGGTGTTTGTAGTGTTGTCCCAGGTCAGGTTTACGAGCCAGGTCTGGACGTAGTATGTCACGTTCCTGTGTTCGTGGTTGACGATGCCGATTATTACTGTGGCGTTTTCTCCGATGAACAGCTCGGTTGGGTAATCAGCGGCCTTTCCCTCGGGCCCGAGGATGTAGAACTCTGTGAAGGCCTCGCCGGGCTTGGAATGTGTCACCACGTAGGCGAGGGTACCAATGGAGGTCATTATCGCGATTATAAGGACTACCGTCAGGGCCTTGTCGAGCCTGCTGGACTGCTCCCACCCAAGCTCCTCCTTTATCTTTTCGAGCGTTATCCTGGGAACCCAGGGGTAGATTGCGTTCCTCCTGCGGTAGATGGCTATGAGCGCGAAGGCTACGTTGAAGGCCGTCAGGCTGACGAGGATTGGCTTGAGCCTTATGCCCCAGGGCGTGTAGTTGAGGCCGAGGCCTATGAGGGGGACGATGGCTATGCTCAGGCCGAAGCTCAGCGCGAGCCTCTCAAGGTTGTCGAGTTCTTTTTTCTCGGGGAAAAGGGCGGTTATGAAGACGTAGCCCGGGAAGAAGAGCACGAAGGCCAGCCCGAGGGCCTTCCTAAGCAGGCTGTCGGGGTAGAAAGCGATGAGGAAGTCAAGGATGAGCGAGAGCGCGATGATCGTTATCAGGTCCCAGTAGTCTCTCCAGTCCATTCGACCACCGATAACAGGGGGAGTGCTTAAAATGGTTTTCCTTCTAACAGAGTCAGAAATTACCCGCGTAAAAGCAGCCTTTCAAGGTCCCTTAAATCCCAGCAGATTGCGCCATTGGCCCTCTTTTTGAAGCTCTTCGCAATGATTAGAAACTCTTTTTTGCCTTTCCATTTGGTTAAATCTACCTTTTCCTTCAGGTCATTGAGGATGGCCTCGGCATTAACGCCGTCCCGCCACTTCACTTCAACGAACAAGGCCTTATCGCCTTTTATACCGACGAGGTCAATCTCGTAGCTGCCTTTCTTGGCCTTGCCCCATTGGGGCCCTATCTCCTCAAACTCCACAACACCTCTTTGGTTCAGTTCGACCAGAATGTCCCTGACGACTCTCTCGAATATCCTGCCGAAATATGTCGAGAAATTGGCCTCTATCTTCTTTATTAGAGCATCATAGTTTTCAGTTTCAACCAAACCCTGGTTTTTTCGTATGAACGTGAACCAGAAGTTTAGGAAGTAGTCACTAATAATATAGCGGGACTTTTTGGCCCTCTTTTCTAGAACAGGCTTTTCTCTCGAAATCAAGTTGAAATAATCTTCAAGGGATTTCAGGTATTTCGTTATGGTCGTTGGTTTCTGTGAAATTGCGTTCGCTATCTCCACGAGTGTGTTTCTGCCGCTTGCAATTGCCTCGAGTATAGAGAAGTATATTTTGTGGGCCCTCCCGAACTCCTCTATGAGAAGGGCCTCGCCCTCGCTCTGGAGGATTGATGAAAACCTGAGCATCTGCTCCAGAAAATCAAAGAAATTCTCTTCTTTGAAGAGCTCAAGATATTCGTAGTACTTCGGCACGCCGCCAAAAACACCGTAGAACTTTATTTTTTCCTCAAAGTCTTTCACACCCATGTCGTCGAGCATCTGAAAGACCGTGCCAGGTTTTAATGGTTTGAGGTCTATGTAAAGGTCGCTCCTCCCGTACAGCGGTGACCTCCGGAGGAGGAACACTTTTCGCATCATCCCGATGTAAGAGCCAGAAAGCACTATGAAGAACTTTTTGTCCTCCTTATACCTGTCCCAGAATTTCTGGAAGTCATGAACTATGGAGGGGTTTATCTTCAGGAAGTTCTGAAATTCGTCAAAAAACACGGCTGTCCTATCCTGTGTCCGGAACAGGAAGTTCATGAAATCCTCAAAACTTTCGAATTTGGGAGAATAGCCGAGTTTTTCTTCAATCTCCTCCCGAAAATCCTCCAGCAGAAGGCGCTCCTCCTTAACCGAGACAAAGAAGTCAAGGTACGGGATGTTTTTCCTTGAGAAAAATTCCTTAACAAGTCTTGTTTTCCCAATTCTGCGCCTGCCCGTGATTATGACCAGCGAAGACCTGGTATCAGTAAGGCCAAAGCTTTTTTCCAGAGCTTCAAGTTCCCTCTCTCTGTTATAGAATTTCATTCATAATCCACCAACAGGATTATCCTGTTTTAGGATATTTATATTTTTCGATTGGTATCCTGCTTTCTGGGAAAATACCAAAGTCACCCGCTCAGGACTTCGTAGACTTTCTTCATCACCACTATGGCGAATATAACGAGAAGGAGCTCGACGAGAGGCTTCAGGTTTTCCTTCTGCTCCCTGCTCAGGAACAGGCCGCCAACCTCCAGTGTTATCAAAAGCCCTATCAGTGCCAGGGTTAGGAAAACGTCGATACTTCTCGTCGCTAACGCGGATATGAGAACCCACGCTGACAGGAAGAGCAGAATGTAGTCCTCTACATCCATTCCCTAACTCCCCCGAGCTTTCTGGCCTTTATCTCGACGCCGTAGTCCTTCTTCTCAAAGTTCTCCACGCCTATGAGGTTGTCCATTTGTGAAAGGTGGAGTTGAAAAAAGAGTATACGAGATAGGAAGGAGACTTGCGAAAAAACATGAAGTTTATTGGTATGGCCTAGACTGGAGGGATTTAACAGAGATCAAGCTTCACAAGGTCGGACGATGGTTGTCTCTCTACTCTGGAGGCAGACGTTCCATTAGGGGGGCGGTATACTTTGCAGTGAAGCTACTTTCCAAATTTAATGGGAGTTATGATATCGTAGACTGCCAGCAATTTCCGTATCTCTCTTGCTTCTCAATTAAGTTTCACTCGGCCCTAAAAAACATCCCTCTGGTGGTCACGTGGCACGAAGTTTGGGGAGAATACTGGATGGAGTACCTGGGAAGTTTGGGAGTATTTGGGGCTCAAATAGAAAAATTAACGAGTAAACTGACGACAAACAATATTTCTGTCTCTAAACTAACTCAAAAGAGACTGAGGTCTTTGGGAGTGACGAGCGAGTTTATTCCGAACGGTATTGATTTTGAGAAAATAAGCAAGGTGAAAAAAGCAGAGGATGAGTACGATGTGGTCTTCGTGGGACGTCTGATTAAAGAGAAAAATGTTGAGTTGCTCTTAGAGGCACTAGTGGAAGTGAAGAAAAATATGCCAGACATTAGTGCTCTCATAGTAGGAGACGGGCCGGAAAAGTATCAGCTGGAAAAATTAGCCTTTGACTTAGGGCTGTCTGAAAATGTGAAATTTGTGGGATTCCTTGAGTCACATGATGAGGTAATCTCATACATGAAATCATCAAAAGCCTTCGTTCTCCCTTCAAAAAGAGAAGGCTTTGGTATAGTGGCTCTGGAAGCAAACGCTTCCGGCCTGCCTGTAGTGACAGTGAACTATCCAATGAACGCTGTCGAGGGTTTAATAATACACGGGTACACTGGCTTCGTATCGCAACCCTCTCCGACCTCCCTAGCAAAATATATTGAAATATCGCTCTCTCGTGGAAAAAAGCTTAAAAGAAACTGCATAAAAAACGCCAAACGGTATGACTGGAGCAACATAGCCGAATTAACAGAAAAATTTTATGAGAGGGTTCTAGATGGGCGTTGAAGTTTCAGTGATTTTGCCAACCATGAACGAAGAAAAGGCAGTTGCTAAGATTATAAGCCAGATAAAAGAGACCCTCGAGCAGATGGGGATATCTTACGAGATCATAGTTGTGGACAAGAGCAGTGATAGGACTCCAGAAATCGCAAGAAACCTGGGTGCAAAGGTTGTTCGGCAGAAAAGAAAGGGCTACGGGGATGCATATTTAGAGGGCTTCGCGGTTGCAAAGGGGAAGTACATTGTAATGATGGATGCGGACGGGAGCTATGACCCAAGGGACATCCCAAAGTTTCTGGAGATGCTGAAAAATGAAGATGTTGATTTTGTCATGGGTACGCGGTTGAAAGGCGAGATCAAACCCGGGGCCATGCCCTGGTTGCACCGCTACGTGGGAAACCCTCTCCTGACGAAGATCCTGAATTTATTTTTCAAGGCAGGAATTTCCGACGCCCACTGTGGATTCAGGGCGATAAAACGGGAGGCCCTTGAGAAGCTTCCCCTAAAATGTAGGGGCATGGAGTTCGCGAGCGAAATGGTGATAGAGGCGGCAAAGGCCGGTTTAAGGATTGCGGAGGTGCCTATAACTTATTATCCAAGAATTGGGGACTCAAAGCTTCACTCGTTCAGGGACGGGTGGAGGCACCTGAGGCTGATGCTCCTCTATTCGCCCTCTTATCTATTTTTACTTCCGGGGCTGTTTTTGGTTATCATTGGTTTTGGTCTCATAGCTTACGCTTACAATACGGATCCGTTGAGAATGCACACTATGATCTTGGGAAGCCTTTTGACAATAGTGGGCTTTCAGGTGATAAATTTCGGAATATCTGGAAAGGTCTACGCCGTCAAAGAAGGGCTGGATAGGCCTGACAGAATAACTAAGTTTTTCATGAGGTATTCAATTTTGGAGGAAGGGCTCATACTCGGTGGGACACTGTTTGTTGCGGGCTTGACTTTGGGCGTAAGGATATTCCTGAAGTGGAGGGAGGCAGGATATGGTGAGCTGTTTGAGGTAAGGTCAGCCATAATTGTCCTGACTCTGATAGCGCTGAGCATCCAGCTTATATTCTTCTCCTTCTTTATAAGCTCTCTAATGTTGAAGGAGGGCTTTGAGTGAGGGTTCTGATAGTTTCTCCCTACTTTTACCCGGAAGGGGGTGGGCTGGAGAGGTACGCATACGAAATGGTCAAAGAGCTGAGTAAAGAGAATGAAGTGGTCGTCGTGTGTTCCACAAAGGAAGCAGATAGGCACGAGAAAATTGGAAAAATCGAGGTTTTGAGGAAAAAACCTGACTTTATTCTCTCGAACACTCCGATTAGGCTTTTTCTCCCCTTTGAGCTCCTGAAAATGATGAAAAGAGAGAATTTCGAGCTTTTAATTGCCCATACTCCAGTTCCTTTTTTTGCCGATGTGGCATCCTTTGTTGCCACGCTTTTGAAGAAGCCAGTGGTCATTGTTTATCACTCCGGAGAGCTCAAAAAGGGCTCATGGGTGGATCTTCTCGCAGGGCTTTATGAGAGGACTGTTGAAAAAATAACGCTGAAAAACGCCAGATTGGTTTCGGTTTCTAGGTACGTTCAAAGGGTTCTGTGGAAAAAGGGGTTTTATTCGAAGGTGAAATACCCGAAAGTTAGTGAAGAGTTCCTTCTCGCCAAGCCCGATTTCAAAGGGGAAGGGAACGTTATCCTCTTCGTGGGGCAACTGGGAAAGTTCCACAGGTGGAAGAACCTAGACTTACTGTTACGGGCATTAGTTCTAGTCAAAAGGGAGATTCCCAACGTTAGACTTATCATAATCGGAGATGGAGATTTGAGAGGATACTATGAAGAGCTGTCCAGGGAACTGGGCCTTGAGAGCAACGTTAGGTTCCTTGGCTTTGTGAGCAAAAAAGAGCTGATAGAGAACTACAAGAAGGCCAGGCTTCTGGTTCTGCCTTCGTCTAAAAGCGAGGCCTTTGGAATGGTAGTCCTGGAAGCGTTGGCTTTAGGGACGCCAGTTATAACGAGCAAAGCAGGGGAATTTCCAGTAATTGTCGAAGAAAAAAAGAATGGCCTCCTGGCCGAATTGGACGAAAAAGACCTTGCGGAGAATATTCTGCTCCTGCTGAACGACGAAAAGACAAGAAGGAAAATGGCGATAATCGGAAGGAAAACGGTTAGACGCTTCACTTCCTGAACTTCCAGAGCCTCAGGTCACTCGGAACGACGTACTTTCCTATTGCACCATTTTCCTTGGCATGAATCAACAAGTACGGACCCGCTGAATATATCTCCAGTTCCCCTATTTCATGGGGGTTTTCCCTAAAATTGACCCAGCTCTCGAAAGTTATGATCCAGTCGGGGTTTAGTTCTATGGCTCTTTGTATATTCCTGTCGGCCCATTTCCAGTTCTCGAAGCCTAAAAGGGCTGGGTGTGGAGTTCCGGCAAAAAATTCATCTGGATTGGCGTTTTCTTTTAGAATTCTGAAAACTTCCCTGTCGTACCAGTAGCCGTAGTCTTGGATGCCCTTTGCCCTTATATCACTGAGCTTTAGGACGGCAGCGTTGAAAAATAAAAACTGGACAATTAGAAACACGGCAACCCATCTTTTAATCGTTAAAATGTTTATGGCTTTAATCTTAGGCCTTAACTCTTCGTAAAGCTTGATTATTCCATGGCCAGCGGAGATGCTCATCAAAGCTAAAGGTCCGAAGGTATAGCGCTCGAACGGGCCGTTGAGCAGGAATCCGTTCACGCCATTTAAGGTTAGTATCGAGGGAAGGACAACCCACAGGAGATTTCTATTCTTTGAGTCTTTTAGGACGGCATAAACGAAACCAATGACAATCAGAGGATAACCTATTAAGAATTCAAGCCAGCTCCTCAGTGCATGGCTTAAAATTCCACTCAACCCCCAGCTTAATGTATCTCGCGTGTTGTACCCCAATGGGCTTCCGTAGAAGTTGATCGACGCAATAAACAGCAGGTTCAAGGCTACTGGGAGCGCTGAAGTTATCAGGATTTTTGGGAAATCTTCTTTTTTTCTTTTCCATGCGTACATCAAGAAGAAGGGGTACGTTGTGAGCCAGGTTTCCCTTGCACAAAACGCCAAACCTGTGAAGAAGGCCGACAGTAAGGGCTTTTCGTGGAAATAATAAATGGCCAGAAGAATAAAGAAAGCCCCCCAGGGTTCTAGAGTGTATCTCGCACCATACCGTAGGGTAACGAATGACAGCAGAAACATTAGTGAACCCAAGAATCCGGCCCTTTTTCCGTAATGCCTTTTGCCTATTTCGTAGATTAGGAGCAGATCCAAGAGTGTTATCAAAGAAGTTGCAATCCTCGGAAGAAAGACCTTCAAGTCAAAGCTTTCGAACGCCATAAACGGGGACGTCAGGATAAAAACGAGCGAAGACCTTGGGGAAAACTCAAACTGCAGGGCTTTTCTTGAGATGATTAAGTATAACATCTCGTCCTGAAAGAGCCTCAAAGTGAAGAGGGGAATGAAAATTAGGAGGAACCAGAGCAAGATTAGTTTATTCTTCTCTTTCATCCTCCTCACCGTCTGTTCTCAGAATTATGAACCCATCTTCCGTTTCACCGATTATCTTGACTTCCTCAATGTTTCTCTTTTTGACTCCCTTTTCTTTTTTGAAAAGTCTGCGTATTTGTTTTATTTTTAATATCCCAACAGCAGTCCCTATGATTAACACCGCCACCGCTGGATAAACTGTCAGGGTGTCCCTTGAGAGGTACATCAAGAGGGCGAGGAGGTAAACACTGATGGCTTCCCTCACGTCTTCCCTATCCCATCTGGGCTCCAGATATTCAACCCATTCGTTTAGGACGCCAACGAGGAGAAGGTAATAGACTACAATAGCAACATCATTGGCGTAGTTTTCAGCCCCAAATGCAAGGATAACCGCTGCAATTATCAGCCCTATTACAGCGAAGAACACGAACTTCTGTCCTATTGAGAATTCCTTGTATGTTTTAGTTATCAACTTCCAGTACTTTTTAAGCAGAAGCACGGTTCCAAAAAAGAGCGTTATTACGGTTATAACAAACAGGAACCACTTTGCGTTGGGCTTTACCGTTATTGACGTGCTTATCTCTTTCGTTTCCCTGCCCGCTGGAGTTATGTAGAACTTTAAAGTATACTTCCCGGGGGGAGTTATCATTGGGAGCTTGGATTCGTGGAATATGTGAATAGTTTTCCCTTCGCTGTATTCACGCCAGGAAGGATGTTCATAAGAGAAAACCTTGACTCCAAAGTAGTAAACTTCGAGCCTGATGTCTATTTCGTTAACTACTCCCTTCTTGTTGGTTATGTAGAAGTCCGCTCTGATTGTATCTCCAGGGTGGTAAGTTTTGTTTAGAAGGATTTCGACTTTAATGTCCTCATCGTCAATCAGGAGCCTTTGGATGTTTTCCGTTTCGTTTGTTGGGGTTTCTTCTTTGGTTTCTTGGGGGATCGTAGCCTTGGTGCTTTCTGGTGTTTCAGTTTTAGTTTGGCTTGTACTTGTCTCTGCCTTTGGTTTTTCTATTGGCTTGGCCTCGGTAATGGTTAAGTTATCAAGATAAACCGTCCCGGTGCTGTTTATCACAATAACCAGGGCGGAGAATCTGGCCTCTTTTGAAGGCAGGGCAACCATTTCTACTTCTTTCCACTCAAAAGAGCTCTTTCCTATGAACGTAAGGTTCTTTGCGAAGAGAAACGTTTTATTTTCATTGAAATAAGCTATCTCAGCCAAAATGCCGCTGGCGTTTTCGGCTTTTATTGAGAATGAGTACTTTAGAGTTGTATTAATAGGGATTAGTGGTGAAACTAGGGTACTAAATCCCCTTCCTACGGAAGTTGCCTTTAGAATTGTGTCATTGTTGATTGTCAAATGTTCTACCTTAACCCCGTTGCCTTGCCATTCTTTGCTTTCCTCTACGTTAGCTGAAACGGAGGTGAGCAGTAAAGAGATGAAAATCAGAAGGATTAACTTTTTCGTAACGATCACCTCCTGAAGATTCTGCTCTTGACGTTCTCTGCTAACCTTTTGAACTTCTCTTCCAATCTCCCTGCCCACCTGTCGCCTTTCTCTCTCCTCCAGTCGTAGAAGATATAGAAGATGCTCAAGACAAAGGTTGTTAAGGAGATTATCAGCCCCCTCTCAAACCAGTCTTGGGGAGTGTACCTTAGGACTATTTCAAGATCTCCTGTCTGGTTGATCCAGAAGCCGTTTATGACTCCGTATACTGGAACGGGCTTGACTTTCTCGACGAGCTTTCCATCCTTGTAGACCCTCGCCTCCCACAGCGGGTCATAGGACTCGGCGAAGGTCAGGAAGAACGGCTTCGTGGCGTTGACTTTGACCTTCCAGAGGGTCGGGTTGATTTTTGTGTAGTTTTGGACTGTGGCGGGAGTTTCGTTGACGTTGAAGATGTCCTCGAGGGTCTCGTTGTTGTCTGTTGAATAGAGCCAGACGACATCTAAGATGGCATCCTTTGATACAGGAGTGATTTTTAGTTTATACTTTCCTTCTCTCAAGTAAAAAGTTGGGGTGTATCTGAATGTTAGATTCTCTGAGCTTAAAATGTAGCTGTAGTTCCCTATGGATACATTAAATGTGCCTATACCCTTTAATGCAATCTTGTAGGTGCTGTTCTTCACTATTTCCATGTCTTGCCAAGCTTCCCCATCGTCTTTGAATTTTATGAGTTCTCCGTTGCTTGCGTTGAGGTTTTTAATGGTATCAGCATTAGAGTTGTAAAGGTCTGATTCAGCTTCAAATATGTAAATTACTGTCTTGTTCTGGAGTAATCGCTTAACTTCTTCCTTTGCTTTATAGTACTCGTTCTCTGGTACCAATGCAAATAAATTAACTGCATTGAAGCCTCTGACGTTTTCGAGAACTATTTTATGTTCTCCTTTTTCAAGCTTGAATGTGCCTAAATCCTTCCAAACAAATTTATTTAGCTGATCCTTGGTTTTGATATAAATCGGAGTTCCATCGAGATAGACCCTTATTGCTCCGCCTTTCTGGTTCTTAAAGTAGCGAATGAAAATCTTGTAATTATCGGTTTTATCGACTTTGAAGGGAATTTCGAGGGTGACTGGCTTAGTGTAGTTTGTTATGTCATAAACTTTCACATCATCTACCCAGATCACGTTGGGCAAAGGTTTATCTGTTTCATGACCGTGCCATATTTGGAGTTGGAGATACTTGGTGTTTTCATTTTCGGGCTGGTAATCAAAAGTTACAGTTTTCCAGTCGAAGGTGCCGCTTCCAACAGTTTTAACATATCTAGTCAATATTGGTGTACTATCCTTGTCAAGTTCAAGAACCTTTATGTGCACCCCATGCGCATTGTATCCTTTAATCCTAAGTTCAAAATGATAAACATGACTCGAGCTTATATGTATGAGAGGAGATTTGACGGTTTTCCAGCCCCAAGTTGAGTTATATAGCGTTGTTACTAATGTGCCATTCTGCAGTGATAGAGTCTGTATAGAATTCCACTGTATTTGGTCAGTATAATTTGCCCACGCTGATAACTCTCTCTTATCTTGAAATGTCCAAATTGCTACCAGCGTTTTATTTGAAATTGTGTTGGAGGATTTTT encodes the following:
- a CDS encoding glycosyltransferase family 4 protein, yielding MRVLIVSPYFYPEGGGLERYAYEMVKELSKENEVVVVCSTKEADRHEKIGKIEVLRKKPDFILSNTPIRLFLPFELLKMMKRENFELLIAHTPVPFFADVASFVATLLKKPVVIVYHSGELKKGSWVDLLAGLYERTVEKITLKNARLVSVSRYVQRVLWKKGFYSKVKYPKVSEEFLLAKPDFKGEGNVILFVGQLGKFHRWKNLDLLLRALVLVKREIPNVRLIIIGDGDLRGYYEELSRELGLESNVRFLGFVSKKELIENYKKARLLVLPSSKSEAFGMVVLEALALGTPVITSKAGEFPVIVEEKKNGLLAELDEKDLAENILLLLNDEKTRRKMAIIGRKTVRRFTS
- a CDS encoding TasA family protein encodes the protein MSAVNMKHLAIVSAILAMLALSGVARSYFTDTALSEGNTITTGELDVAISKDGKRFYNELKLFEVENLLPGENRTVTFYVKNRGTVDMGRLTLTLNVRNYEVKMSPAEKEVDSTPEEGELGKWLTLRAITVNGRKIKVNETLNSLSGKAITLPQMLKPDESAQVEMTFELPKEAGNECQTDGVKLTIRVDAGQ
- a CDS encoding HAD-IIA family hydrolase, encoding MIGIIFDMDGVVYRGNQRIEGAKEAIEYLKEKGIPFVFLTNNSTRTPKMYREKLLSMGIDVPEERIVTSGLATRLYMKEHMEPGKVFVIGGKGLHEEMENLGWGTVSLEECREGKWKEIRHVVVGLDPELTYEKLKYGTLAIRNGATFIGTNPDTTYPAEGGLYPGAGAIIASLKASTDREPLIIGKPNEPACEVVKTKLGNVDEIWMVGDRLDTDIAFAKRFGMKALMVLTGVSTLNDVEKSEVKPDLVLPSIKGLLDYLKAVVE
- a CDS encoding ATP-binding protein, producing MKFYNRERELEALEKSFGLTDTRSSLVIITGRRRIGKTRLVKEFFSRKNIPYLDFFVSVKEERLLLEDFREEIEEKLGYSPKFESFEDFMNFLFRTQDRTAVFFDEFQNFLKINPSIVHDFQKFWDRYKEDKKFFIVLSGSYIGMMRKVFLLRRSPLYGRSDLYIDLKPLKPGTVFQMLDDMGVKDFEEKIKFYGVFGGVPKYYEYLELFKEENFFDFLEQMLRFSSILQSEGEALLIEEFGRAHKIYFSILEAIASGRNTLVEIANAISQKPTTITKYLKSLEDYFNLISREKPVLEKRAKKSRYIISDYFLNFWFTFIRKNQGLVETENYDALIKKIEANFSTYFGRIFERVVRDILVELNQRGVVEFEEIGPQWGKAKKGSYEIDLVGIKGDKALFVEVKWRDGVNAEAILNDLKEKVDLTKWKGKKEFLIIAKSFKKRANGAICWDLRDLERLLLRG
- a CDS encoding glycosyltransferase family 4 protein, coding for MKGGVEKRVYEIGRRLAKKHEVYWYGLDWRDLTEIKLHKVGRWLSLYSGGRRSIRGAVYFAVKLLSKFNGSYDIVDCQQFPYLSCFSIKFHSALKNIPLVVTWHEVWGEYWMEYLGSLGVFGAQIEKLTSKLTTNNISVSKLTQKRLRSLGVTSEFIPNGIDFEKISKVKKAEDEYDVVFVGRLIKEKNVELLLEALVEVKKNMPDISALIVGDGPEKYQLEKLAFDLGLSENVKFVGFLESHDEVISYMKSSKAFVLPSKREGFGIVALEANASGLPVVTVNYPMNAVEGLIIHGYTGFVSQPSPTSLAKYIEISLSRGKKLKRNCIKNAKRYDWSNIAELTEKFYERVLDGR
- a CDS encoding DUF1616 domain-containing protein; its protein translation is MDWRDYWDLITIIALSLILDFLIAFYPDSLLRKALGLAFVLFFPGYVFITALFPEKKELDNLERLALSFGLSIAIVPLIGLGLNYTPWGIRLKPILVSLTAFNVAFALIAIYRRRNAIYPWVPRITLEKIKEELGWEQSSRLDKALTVVLIIAIMTSIGTLAYVVTHSKPGEAFTEFYILGPEGKAADYPTELFIGENATVIIGIVNHEHRNVTYYVQTWLVNLTWDNTTNTTIIHEMYPMPGWFNVTLPHVPVDIEGNWTPQFETNYTFSINRPGKWQLWFLLFKDEPPELPPAPPDGNYAETEAKNLILDAINGTTQSLKLNIQVLE
- a CDS encoding ferritin family protein gives rise to the protein MKARELIERLIWQENELYNLYKLGETFALFERPEMRDTFMLIAEEELRHRETLKGLLGEGTLENLIVDYTEELSIEPVLSDERAEPQSLEELVVEAVVRERHAYEMYMRLSKLLGEPFNDLFLHLAREELTHAYRLKLLYETL
- a CDS encoding glycosyltransferase family 2 protein, with amino-acid sequence MGVEVSVILPTMNEEKAVAKIISQIKETLEQMGISYEIIVVDKSSDRTPEIARNLGAKVVRQKRKGYGDAYLEGFAVAKGKYIVMMDADGSYDPRDIPKFLEMLKNEDVDFVMGTRLKGEIKPGAMPWLHRYVGNPLLTKILNLFFKAGISDAHCGFRAIKREALEKLPLKCRGMEFASEMVIEAAKAGLRIAEVPITYYPRIGDSKLHSFRDGWRHLRLMLLYSPSYLFLLPGLFLVIIGFGLIAYAYNTDPLRMHTMILGSLLTIVGFQVINFGISGKVYAVKEGLDRPDRITKFFMRYSILEEGLILGGTLFVAGLTLGVRIFLKWREAGYGELFEVRSAIIVLTLIALSIQLIFFSFFISSLMLKEGFE